In Afipia carboxidovorans OM5, the sequence CGTAGCGCAGCTTGATCATCTGGGTGGTGATGATGTCGGTCGCCGCGTCCGAGGAATCGAGAAGCCCGTTCAGCGTCGAATCGAACAGGTAGTCGCCAACCACCACAAAGCCCGGATGCTCTTTCGGCTCGGGACGATGGTTGGTCATGACATCGCGCACTGGCAATCCGCCGGGAATCGCGTTCACGGCCGACAGCCAGCGGTGAATCTTGCCTTCGAGGAAATGCGGCTTGGCCTTTCCGAACGAGGCCGGCAGCGACTTCAGTGCCGCATCGATCAGCTCTTCGTCGGAGAGATTCGCAAAGGCGAGCGCATCGGAGCCCGCGATCAGCCAGTTCAGAACGCCATTGCGGCCAACGTCGTGGCGTGCGCCCTCGACATAGACGCAGCAGCCACCGAATGCTTCCGACATCCACCAGGCGCCCGGAATCTTCTCGCCCCAGAACGGCTCGTCGAACAGGATCGACACCCGCAGATAATGCGCCGGCCGGTCGAAGTATGCGACGTGGCGCACCATCGAGTGACGCAGCAACTCGCCGTCCCAGCGCATCGTCGCGAGCCAGGAATGCGGCAGGCACATCAGGACGAGATCGAACTCCTTCGTCACCGGTGCCTTGCCGTTCATCATCTCGAGCGCGTACTTGCCGGAATCGGCCTTGCCGACCTTGAGCACGCGATGATTGAGATGGATCTCGGCATCGATCTCCGAACGCAGGCTATGGATCAACTGCTCGTTGCCGTTCTGGATCGAGTACAGCCCGATATAGCCATCGATATCCATCACGTAGTTTTTCAGCGCGTTGAGGCCATTGGTGTTGTGACTCTCGGTCGCGATATCGGAGCGCGCCATCACCTTGATGAAGCGCTTGGCGACGGGGTCGGAAACCTCCTCGTCCAGCACTTCCTCGGCGCTCTTGAACGCCCAGGGGTGTTCGTTGTCGTGAGCGCCGACGCCTTCGTAATATTCGATCGGCGAAACGAGCTCGGCGCAACGCTTGCGGAAGTTCGCGATCGCATTCGCAGTCTGCGGGCCGTATTTGCGGCGCATGCCCGGAATGTCGTCGAGCAGCTCGCCGTCGAGCTGCACCTGCATCGCATCCATCGGCACGGTCTGCAGCCCGAAATGCTGGATCAGTTCGCGCAGCGGATCGGGGCCCGTCATCGAGTAGTCGTAAATCTCGGCGACCCCCGCCTCATAGATCGCAGGGGATGAGTCGAACCGTTCCGTCTGGACCTTTCCGCCGAGGCGGTTCGAGGCCTCATAGATCGAAACCCGGCACAGCGGGCCAAGCTTCTTCCTGAGGTACCAGGCCGACATGAGACCGCCAGGCCCGCCCCCGATAATCGCGAGATTGATCATTGTTCTAGCTGCTTGCCCCGTCCCCCGGCCGGCCGGATGTTCGGCCTAATGCCAAAGTATTCAAAGCCTCTTTCCCATGAAAGGCAGATGAACAAAACTCACCTGCCCCTCAAAACCGCCCCGAAACCTCGAAAATATATTTCCCCAACCCCTCGCTCCGCCGGAGCTTCGCAGCCAAGGAGGCCGACCTGCTTTCGGGGAGGAATCGGAGCAACCATGTAGGGGGCACCCTATCCCACGCCCACGGAAAAGGCCCAAGACAAAGCGCTCCTCGGCCATTCACCACCTCAACCCAGCAAAGAAAAAGGCCGCCCCAAGGGGCGGCCTTTTCAGATCGGAGTGCCGTTTTATTCGGCCGGCGGAAGCGCCAGCGGTTCGGCTTCCGGCGCAGCCGGCGTAATCGCCGCCTGCTTTTCGCGCTCGTCCTGGATCAGCTTGTCGCGCTTCATGGCGACTTCGCGGATCTTGGCCATCGAGGCGCCGGTACCGGCCGGGATCAGACGGCCGACGATGACGTTCTCCTTGAGGCCTTCGAGCGGGTCCACCTTGCCGTTGACGGCGGCTTCGGTGAGGACGCGCGTCGTCTCCTGGAAGGAGGCGGCCGAGAAGAACGACCGGGTCTGCAACGACGCCTTGGTAATGCCGAGCAGCACCGGGGTTCCGGTCGCGGGCTTCTTGCCCTCTTCCTTCGCCTTGTCGTTGTTCTGGTCGAACTCGATCTTGTCGACCTGCTCGCCCGAGATCATGTCGGTATCACCCTGGTCGGTGACCTCCACCTTCTGCAGCATCTGACGGACAATCACCTCGATGTGCTTGTCGTTGATGAGCACGCCCTGGAGGCGATAAACCTCCTGAATCTCGTTGACGAGATAGGCCGCAAGCTCCTCGATGCCCTTGATCGCGAGAATATCGTGCGGTGCCGGGTTGCCTTCGACAATGAAGTCGCCCTTCTCGACGATATCGCCATCCTGCAGATGGATGTGCTTGCCTTTCGGGATCAGATACTCGCGCGGCTCCTCGGTCTTGTCGGTCGGCTCGATCGAGATGCGGCGCTTGTTCTTGTAGTCCCGTCCGAAGCGGATGGTGCCGGCCGTCTCCGCGATGATCGCGGCGTCCTTCGGCCGACGAGCCTCGAACAATTCGGCCACGCGCGGCAGACCGCCCGTGATGTCGCGCGTCTTGGCGCTCTCGGTCGAGATACGCGCAAGAATGTCGCCCGGCTTCACCTGGCTTCCGATGTCCACCGACAGAATGGCATCGACGGAGAGCATGTAGCGTGCATCGCCGCCACGCTGCAGCTTCAGCACCTTGCCATCCTTGCCCTTGACCACGATCGCCGGACGCAGGTCCGCGCCACGGCCGGTCGAGCGCCAGTCGATGACCACGCGCTTGGCGATACCCGTCGACTCGTCGAGCGTCTCGGAGATCGACTGACCTTCGACAAGGTCCTCGAACCCAATCGTGCCCTCGACCTCGGTGAGGATCGGGCGCGTATAGGGGTCCCACTCCGCGATGCGCTGGCCACGCTTGATGGTATCGCCTTCGTCGACGCGCATGCGCGCACCGTACTGGACGCGGTGCGTGACGCGCTCGGTGCCGTCGGCATCGACGATCGCAACAACCATGTTGCGGACCATCGCGACGCTGGCGCCTTCCGAGTTGGTGGCGATGCCGCGGTTGCGGATCGTTACCTTGCCGTCGAAGTTCGACTCCACGAACGACTGCTCGTTGATCTGCGCCGCACCACCGATGTGGAACGTGCGCATGGTGAGCTGCGTGCCCGGCTCGCCGATCGACTGCGCGGCAATAACGCCGACAGCCTCGCCGTGGTTGACCGGGGTGCCGCGAGCAAGATCGCGCCCGTAGCACATGGCGCAGATGCCGTTGACGAGCTCACAGGTGAGCGCGGAACGGATCTTCACCTCCTGCACGCCGGCGCGCTGAATCGCATCGACATGGCTCTCTTCCATCAACGTGCCGCGCGGGACGATTACGTTGTTGGTCGACGGCTCACGAATGTCCTCGCACGCGGTGCGGCCGAGGATGCGCGAGCCAAGCGAAGCCACAACGGTGCCCGCATCGACGATCGCCCGCATCTTGATGCCGAGGTTGGTGCCGCAGTCGGATGCATTGATGATGCAGTCCTGCGCAACGTCGACGAGACGGCGGGTGAGATAGCCCGAGTTCGCAGTCTTCAACGCGGTATCCGCAAGGCCTTTACGGGCGCCGTGGGTGGAGTTGAAGTATTCGAGAACCGACAGGCCTTCCTTGAAGTTCGAGATGATCGGCGTTTCGATGATCTCGCCCGAGGGCTTGGCCATCAGGCCGCGCATACCGGCCAGCTGGCGCATCTGCGCCGGCGAACCACGCGCACCGGAGTGGGCCATCATGTAGATCGAGTTGATCTGCGCTTCGTTGCCCTTGGTGGTCTTCTTCACGGACGAGATTTCCTTCATCATCTCGTCAGCGATCTTCTCGGTCGCCTTGGACCAGGCGTCGACCACCTTGTTGTACTTCTCGCCCTGCGTAATCAGGCCGTCGTTGTACTGCTGCTCGAACTCCTTCGCCATCGAGCGGGTATCGTCGACCACCTTCCACTTGCCCTGCGGCACGACCATGTCGTCCTTGCCGAACGAAATGCCCGCCTTGAAAGCGTTGTGGAAGCCGAGCGCCATGATCCGGTCGCAGAAGATCACCGTCTCCTTCTGACCGCAGTGGCGGTAGACCTGATCGATCACGCCCGAGATTTCGCGCTTGGTCATCAGCTTGTTGATGGCGTCAAACGGAATCTTCGGATGGTTCGGCAGAACCTGACCAAGCATGACGCGGCCGGCCGTGGTCTCATACCACTTCGTCACCGGCTTGCCGTCCTCGCCCACTCCGTGCCAGCGATACTTGATCTTGGTGTGGAGGTGGATGACCTTCGAGTAGAGCGCGTGCTCGATCTCGGCCATCTCACCGTAGACCTTGCCCTCGCCCGCGAGGCCTTCGCGCATGATCGAGAGATAATAAAGACCAAGCACGATGTCCTGCGACGGCACAATGATCGGCTGACCGTTCGCCGGATGCAGGATGTTGTTGGTCGACATCATCAGGACGCGCGCTTCCAACTGCGCTTCGAGCGACAGCGGAACGTGCACGGCCATCTGGTCGCCGTCGAAGTCGGCGTTGAACGCGGCGCAGACCAGCGGGTGAAGCTGGATCGCCTTACCCTCGATCAGCGTCGGCTCGAACGCCTGAATGCCGAGACGATGCAGCGTCGGCGCGCGGTTCAGCAGCACCGGATGCTCGCGGATCACCTCATCAAGGATATCCCAAACCTCGGGACGCTCCTTCTCGACAAGCTTCTTCGCCTGCTTCACGGTGGTGGACAGCCCCTTGGCGTCGAGCCGCGAATAGATGAACGGCTTGAACAGTTCGAGCGCCATCTTCTTCGGCAGGCCGCACTGATGCAGCTTCAGTTCGGGACCGAC encodes:
- the rpoC gene encoding DNA-directed RNA polymerase subunit beta'; this encodes MNQEIMNLFNPTTPAQVFDQIRISIASPEKILSWSYGEIKKPETINYRTFKPERDGLFCARIFGPIKDYECLCGKYKRMKYKGIICEKCSVEVTLSRVRRERMGHIELAAPVAHIWFLKSLPSRIGLLLDMTLKDLERILYFEYYVVLEPGLTALKDRQLLSEEEYLKAQDEYGQDSFTAMIGAEAIRELLRGLDLEKLEAQLRADMAETDSDIKHKKFAKRLKIVEAFRNSGNKPEWMIMTVVPVIPPDLRPLVPLDGGRFATSDLNDLYRRVINRNNRLKRLMELRAPDIIIRNEKRMLQEAVDALFDNGRRGRVITGANKRPLKSLADMLKGKQGRFRQNLLGKRVDYSGRSVIVVGPELKLHQCGLPKKMALELFKPFIYSRLDAKGLSTTVKQAKKLVEKERPEVWDILDEVIREHPVLLNRAPTLHRLGIQAFEPTLIEGKAIQLHPLVCAAFNADFDGDQMAVHVPLSLEAQLEARVLMMSTNNILHPANGQPIIVPSQDIVLGLYYLSIMREGLAGEGKVYGEMAEIEHALYSKVIHLHTKIKYRWHGVGEDGKPVTKWYETTAGRVMLGQVLPNHPKIPFDAINKLMTKREISGVIDQVYRHCGQKETVIFCDRIMALGFHNAFKAGISFGKDDMVVPQGKWKVVDDTRSMAKEFEQQYNDGLITQGEKYNKVVDAWSKATEKIADEMMKEISSVKKTTKGNEAQINSIYMMAHSGARGSPAQMRQLAGMRGLMAKPSGEIIETPIISNFKEGLSVLEYFNSTHGARKGLADTALKTANSGYLTRRLVDVAQDCIINASDCGTNLGIKMRAIVDAGTVVASLGSRILGRTACEDIREPSTNNVIVPRGTLMEESHVDAIQRAGVQEVKIRSALTCELVNGICAMCYGRDLARGTPVNHGEAVGVIAAQSIGEPGTQLTMRTFHIGGAAQINEQSFVESNFDGKVTIRNRGIATNSEGASVAMVRNMVVAIVDADGTERVTHRVQYGARMRVDEGDTIKRGQRIAEWDPYTRPILTEVEGTIGFEDLVEGQSISETLDESTGIAKRVVIDWRSTGRGADLRPAIVVKGKDGKVLKLQRGGDARYMLSVDAILSVDIGSQVKPGDILARISTESAKTRDITGGLPRVAELFEARRPKDAAIIAETAGTIRFGRDYKNKRRISIEPTDKTEEPREYLIPKGKHIHLQDGDIVEKGDFIVEGNPAPHDILAIKGIEELAAYLVNEIQEVYRLQGVLINDKHIEVIVRQMLQKVEVTDQGDTDMISGEQVDKIEFDQNNDKAKEEGKKPATGTPVLLGITKASLQTRSFFSAASFQETTRVLTEAAVNGKVDPLEGLKENVIVGRLIPAGTGASMAKIREVAMKRDKLIQDEREKQAAITPAAPEAEPLALPPAE
- a CDS encoding FAD-dependent oxidoreductase codes for the protein MINLAIIGGGPGGLMSAWYLRKKLGPLCRVSIYEASNRLGGKVQTERFDSSPAIYEAGVAEIYDYSMTGPDPLRELIQHFGLQTVPMDAMQVQLDGELLDDIPGMRRKYGPQTANAIANFRKRCAELVSPIEYYEGVGAHDNEHPWAFKSAEEVLDEEVSDPVAKRFIKVMARSDIATESHNTNGLNALKNYVMDIDGYIGLYSIQNGNEQLIHSLRSEIDAEIHLNHRVLKVGKADSGKYALEMMNGKAPVTKEFDLVLMCLPHSWLATMRWDGELLRHSMVRHVAYFDRPAHYLRVSILFDEPFWGEKIPGAWWMSEAFGGCCVYVEGARHDVGRNGVLNWLIAGSDALAFANLSDEELIDAALKSLPASFGKAKPHFLEGKIHRWLSAVNAIPGGLPVRDVMTNHRPEPKEHPGFVVVGDYLFDSTLNGLLDSSDAATDIITTQMIKLRYERGETGNKPSTKIDRGYFENYRNLGPYREVWQKFTDPDYLMETIRIVWGVKKGYRLLVAGSASGELVGALRERGIDAWGVENNRYIHGRTPKALRKYNKLGSVTKLPFKANAFDFVFETSLCHLSDKQVLKGVREINRVVKTGFVFGSVTSDMAPGLIDQYDLLRGVKKLGTWWEWSELFFGNGFDLAAHREDRTDEVWDATLKAGKGPGDWYADADSLRYSFFDKVEDD